A section of the Pedobacter sp. HDW13 genome encodes:
- a CDS encoding SusC/RagA family TonB-linked outer membrane protein, whose translation MSGSNGDGVAAVRVRIVGASPGVSLTAADGSFTISCAAGDTLIFSHISYQLLKLPASLSMQVRLVPLEQQLDEVTVSTGYQRLTRERATGSFTLIAEKQLNTQVSTSVLSRLEAVTSGLVIDRTTNSQGNFTIRGLSSISGPRSPLIVLDNFPYEGDLNNTSPNDVESITMLKDAAAASIWGTRAGNGVIVITTKKGKMNSPLSINLSAAATLVKQPDLYQLKVISTPDYINQEILQYSRGAYASDLSSPEHPALSPVVEILTSNLSETEKNAQINALKGIDVRDEFERYLYRRGINQQYNLSLDGGSSKFSWRSSVSFDESTGVLSEKFRRTALGFSARAILTKGVELSFGLRYTQSSTGSGAPGYGDILFRGNVLYPYARFRDDSGNDLPIIRDISSSYLSQLGGGRLLDWKYYPLQDYLQDTSTGLLQDILPNASLKVNLFKGLSAELRYQYERQSQATNHLSTVESYAARSLINSFTQLPSSGPPVLKVPIGGILSRSGSELESTAARGQLDYQNSFGQFSLSAIAGTEIRTLRSSALGSRVYGYDPSNLSSVAVDYTTFFPDLVTGFETRIPQGVSASEKINRYISGFTSAALTFKSRYTLSLSSRADGSNLFGAAVKDKWKPLASAGLAWTISSEPFYKGNLPGYLKVRVTYGKSGNADPSQTAVTTIRYGSVSPYIGSAYAQPDRYYNPGLKWEKVSVLNIGLDFSALSSRLSGSIEYYRKDASDLFVPYPIDYTTGVSTTVVRNAGRMRGNGVDLVLHSANIKGTFNWESDLNLSYYSDRLKAYFLSPALIDISSARVSGVVGKPLYGIYGYSWAGLDPVNGDPLGILKGVPSKDYTALTQAVGDDGPKYFGSATPVFFGSLGNTFSYGNFALSVQLTFKLGYYYRSPSISYSSLNGYSPGHSDFALRWQKPGDELYTHVPSEIYPSNTARDAFYLGSEVLIKRGDHIRLNFINLDYSLPLRLAKKAGLARASLFANVSNLGLIWKAGDEDPEYLGNSLLSYNRNFSIGFRAGF comes from the coding sequence GTGTCTGGCTCTAATGGTGATGGTGTTGCTGCTGTACGCGTCAGGATTGTAGGCGCTTCACCTGGCGTTTCCCTTACAGCAGCTGATGGCAGTTTTACAATCAGCTGCGCTGCGGGAGATACGCTTATTTTTAGCCACATTTCTTATCAGCTATTAAAACTTCCCGCTTCCTTATCCATGCAGGTTAGGTTAGTACCACTTGAGCAGCAGTTAGACGAAGTAACCGTTTCGACAGGCTATCAGCGCCTGACTAGGGAACGTGCCACAGGGTCTTTTACTTTGATAGCAGAGAAGCAGTTGAACACCCAAGTGAGTACTTCGGTACTCTCCCGGCTGGAAGCAGTTACTAGCGGACTTGTGATCGATAGGACTACCAATAGCCAGGGTAATTTTACTATCCGGGGGCTCAGCTCAATATCTGGGCCTAGAAGTCCACTTATTGTGTTGGACAATTTCCCTTATGAAGGGGACTTAAATAACACAAGTCCCAATGACGTGGAAAGTATCACAATGCTTAAAGACGCAGCAGCTGCATCCATCTGGGGTACCCGGGCCGGGAACGGAGTGATTGTCATCACTACCAAAAAAGGAAAAATGAATTCACCGCTTTCCATTAATCTATCCGCGGCCGCAACGCTGGTAAAGCAGCCAGACTTATATCAGCTGAAAGTGATTAGCACCCCTGACTACATTAATCAGGAGATACTCCAGTATTCCAGGGGTGCCTATGCGTCCGATCTTTCCTCTCCCGAGCACCCTGCGCTTAGTCCGGTGGTTGAAATCCTGACCAGTAATTTAAGTGAGACAGAAAAAAATGCGCAGATCAATGCATTAAAAGGAATTGATGTACGCGATGAATTTGAACGCTACCTTTACCGCAGGGGAATTAACCAGCAGTACAATTTAAGCCTTGATGGGGGATCAAGCAAGTTCTCCTGGCGCAGCTCCGTAAGTTTTGATGAGAGTACTGGCGTGCTTTCCGAAAAGTTCCGGCGTACCGCCCTGGGCTTTTCAGCACGGGCAATCCTTACTAAAGGTGTTGAATTATCCTTTGGCTTGCGTTATACCCAGAGTTCAACTGGGTCAGGGGCCCCAGGTTATGGCGATATTCTCTTCCGTGGCAATGTGCTCTATCCTTATGCCCGCTTTAGGGATGACAGTGGAAATGACCTTCCCATCATCCGGGATATTAGCAGTTCTTACCTCTCGCAGCTCGGAGGGGGAAGGCTACTGGACTGGAAGTATTACCCTTTGCAGGATTACCTTCAGGATACCAGTACCGGGCTGCTTCAGGATATCTTGCCCAATGCCTCTCTAAAGGTTAATCTTTTTAAAGGACTTTCTGCTGAGCTTCGCTATCAGTATGAGCGGCAAAGCCAGGCTACTAATCACCTTTCCACAGTGGAGAGTTATGCTGCCCGTTCCCTGATCAATTCCTTTACGCAGCTTCCTTCCTCAGGCCCTCCAGTACTAAAAGTGCCAATCGGTGGGATTTTATCCCGCAGTGGCTCTGAACTTGAATCAACAGCGGCAAGAGGTCAGCTAGATTACCAGAACAGTTTTGGGCAATTCTCGCTCTCTGCGATCGCTGGGACTGAAATCAGAACATTAAGGTCTTCGGCCCTAGGAAGTAGGGTTTATGGTTATGATCCATCGAACTTAAGTTCAGTGGCAGTAGATTATACCACCTTTTTTCCTGATCTGGTGACTGGGTTTGAAACCCGCATCCCTCAAGGCGTTTCAGCATCAGAGAAAATCAACAGATATATTTCGGGCTTTACCAGCGCTGCGCTAACATTTAAATCCCGCTATACCCTTTCCCTCAGCTCAAGGGCTGATGGATCGAACCTTTTTGGTGCCGCTGTAAAAGACAAGTGGAAACCGCTTGCTTCAGCAGGGCTTGCCTGGACGATATCTTCGGAGCCTTTTTATAAAGGAAACCTTCCTGGATATCTCAAAGTAAGGGTGACTTACGGCAAAAGCGGCAATGCAGATCCCAGCCAGACAGCAGTGACTACCATCCGTTATGGATCAGTATCCCCATATATCGGCAGTGCCTACGCGCAGCCTGATAGGTATTATAATCCTGGGCTAAAGTGGGAAAAGGTTAGTGTGCTAAATATTGGGTTAGATTTTTCTGCACTTTCTTCCAGACTTTCGGGTAGCATCGAATATTACCGCAAAGATGCATCAGACCTTTTTGTTCCTTACCCGATCGACTATACTACTGGGGTATCTACAACCGTGGTTCGCAATGCAGGCAGGATGCGAGGGAATGGGGTAGACTTGGTACTGCATTCAGCAAATATCAAAGGGACTTTTAACTGGGAAAGTGATTTAAATCTTTCTTATTACAGTGACCGGCTGAAAGCTTATTTTCTTAGCCCCGCATTGATTGATATCAGCAGTGCCAGGGTATCGGGCGTGGTCGGAAAACCCCTTTATGGGATTTATGGTTACAGCTGGGCAGGGCTTGATCCGGTAAATGGAGATCCTCTGGGAATACTAAAGGGAGTCCCAAGCAAAGATTATACAGCCTTAACGCAGGCCGTAGGCGACGACGGACCAAAATACTTTGGGTCGGCAACACCAGTGTTCTTTGGCTCACTGGGCAATACTTTTTCATATGGCAATTTTGCATTAAGCGTGCAACTCACTTTTAAGCTGGGTTATTATTACCGTAGCCCTTCTATCAGCTATTCTTCGCTCAACGGTTACTCTCCTGGGCACTCGGATTTCGCGCTAAGATGGCAGAAGCCTGGCGATGAGCTTTATACCCATGTGCCCTCAGAGATTTATCCCAGCAATACTGCGAGGGATGCATTTTATCTGGGATCAGAAGTGCTAATTAAAAGAGGTGACCATATCAGGCTAAACTTTATTAATCTGGATTATAGTCTCCCGCTAAGACTGGCAAAAAAGGCAGGATTGGCCCGGGCATCTCTGTTTGCGAATGTAAGTAACCTAGGGCTGATCTGGAAGGCAGGAGATGAAGACCCGGAATATCTTGGAAATTCTTTGCTTAGTTATAACCGTAATTTTTCAATAGGCTTTAGGGCCGGATTTTAA
- a CDS encoding RagB/SusD family nutrient uptake outer membrane protein gives MKTRKNITIVMVAILAITTIPGLMSCKKLLEDKPDSSLSLVTSLKDMQALMDYYPTVNFREAGSGEASSDDYFLTSADWAARTEQERRLYLWEADNIFAPVSNPWRDTFQPVFLANTVLQSLEASSKDALGAGYEDIKGQALFIRAKCYLQAVAIWCLAYDSATAESTLGLPLRLDPDYNTPSVRSSLAQTFVQIENDLLEAARLLPEKPLHVMRGSKGAAYGLLSRLYLYMGRYALAGEYASKGLALNSTLIDYNSLSTTANFPLVQFNPEVIYASHFSTPAQLTQARARISDGLLSLYPIEDLRRSIFFKAGTSASTIFKGSYEGSASLFCGVATDELLLNLAEAKAREGNASEALTWLNNLRIKRIKKANYVPLSGLDASVTLEQVLLERRRELVFRGIRWMDIKRLNKEGRTITLKRTLDGKEYMLAPNDPRFALAIPEDVIRLSGMQQNPR, from the coding sequence ATGAAAACGAGAAAAAATATAACAATAGTGATGGTGGCTATACTAGCCATTACCACTATACCAGGGCTGATGTCCTGTAAAAAGCTGCTGGAGGACAAGCCTGACAGCAGCCTTTCTCTGGTAACAAGCCTGAAAGATATGCAGGCATTAATGGATTATTACCCAACCGTAAATTTCAGGGAAGCAGGTTCGGGTGAGGCTAGCAGCGATGATTATTTCTTGACCTCCGCTGACTGGGCGGCAAGGACAGAGCAGGAGCGAAGGCTTTATCTCTGGGAAGCAGATAATATCTTTGCCCCGGTATCAAATCCCTGGCGCGATACCTTTCAACCTGTATTTTTAGCCAATACTGTGCTTCAGTCACTGGAAGCTAGCAGCAAGGATGCCTTAGGTGCAGGCTATGAGGATATCAAAGGACAGGCGTTATTTATCCGGGCGAAATGTTATCTTCAGGCTGTAGCCATTTGGTGCCTTGCTTATGATTCTGCTACTGCAGAAAGTACCCTTGGGCTTCCTTTAAGGTTAGATCCAGACTACAATACCCCATCGGTTAGATCTAGTTTAGCGCAGACTTTTGTACAGATTGAGAACGATTTACTTGAAGCGGCAAGATTACTGCCTGAAAAGCCACTGCATGTTATGCGGGGATCGAAAGGGGCTGCTTATGGCCTGCTCTCTAGGCTATACCTATATATGGGGCGTTATGCCTTAGCAGGGGAATATGCATCAAAGGGACTCGCTCTCAATAGCACTTTGATCGATTACAATAGCCTTTCTACCACTGCCAATTTTCCCTTAGTGCAGTTTAACCCCGAAGTAATCTATGCCAGCCACTTTTCAACGCCGGCGCAGTTAACCCAGGCCAGGGCCAGAATTTCTGATGGCCTGCTATCCCTTTACCCAATAGAGGATCTCAGGCGTAGCATTTTCTTTAAGGCAGGGACATCAGCCTCCACCATCTTTAAAGGAAGTTACGAAGGGTCAGCGTCGCTGTTTTGCGGGGTGGCTACAGATGAGCTACTGTTGAACTTAGCTGAAGCTAAAGCCAGGGAAGGGAATGCTTCTGAGGCGCTTACCTGGCTAAACAATCTTCGTATTAAACGGATCAAAAAAGCAAACTATGTGCCCTTAAGTGGCCTTGACGCGTCAGTTACACTCGAACAGGTGCTACTTGAAAGAAGGCGTGAACTGGTATTTAGGGGGATAAGGTGGATGGATATTAAGCGGCTAAACAAGGAAGGGAGAACAATTACGCTAAAGCGCACCCTGGATGGAAAAGAATATATGCTTGCGCCAAATGATCCGCGGTTTGCTTTAGCGATCCCGGAAGATGTTATTCGGCTTTCAGGGATGCAGCAGAATCCAAGATAG
- a CDS encoding helix-turn-helix domain-containing protein, which produces MANGEKEKRGDERTAELKQLGDRIKSLRIKAGYSNYEYFAYKHEIPRSQYGRYERGEDLRYSSLKKIVRAFGISMEEFFSEGFD; this is translated from the coding sequence ATGGCAAATGGTGAAAAAGAAAAGCGGGGCGATGAACGGACAGCAGAGCTAAAACAGCTCGGAGATCGCATCAAATCTCTGCGGATCAAAGCGGGTTATAGTAACTATGAATACTTTGCTTATAAGCATGAAATTCCCCGTTCACAATACGGCCGCTATGAGCGTGGCGAAGATTTGCGCTATAGCAGCCTAAAAAAAATTGTTCGCGCCTTTGGCATTTCTATGGAAGAATTCTTTAGTGAAGGCTTCGATTAG
- a CDS encoding TlpA disulfide reductase family protein, translated as MSFKKITEFSVREFPCPNFSSSLGLKNTVLCFSLLFIVLFQCSSYGQVPPKEIAIGQTIPDALWNEPLKLRLPSGKFEQVSLSKYRGKLIILDFWASWCSTCIASFPKGHALEQQFPDSLALIPVSDEKEEGALALLNRKTSASWADKLTTLIGKNNLSTYFPHQGNPHFVWISPAGKLITTTTKFELKAENIRAAYSGDKRFNPAPNVHQDLSRPIFSSDLRPLDQLSFSSSFYRGHIAGTGPGPHSYYSGKIVRGIRHANSPLFNLYSYAAKQLYPDIIRCVIESHDSATLKLPLSLGEETYRKYCATYELWMPTERSAELYSIMLDDLNRYSGYSGTLEKKVTRCLVITKAKVAKPFKGKLPTPRSDAKGSLVTFVRTQNGQGGVSMPLVDGTGGETTAVGSYGPLDRSALEAVLSSLGLELKEAEREVQWFVIRNRTNLKN; from the coding sequence ATGTCTTTCAAAAAAATAACGGAATTTTCCGTAAGGGAATTCCCATGCCCAAACTTTTCATCCTCTTTAGGCTTGAAAAATACTGTTTTATGCTTTAGCCTACTGTTTATTGTACTCTTTCAATGTTCGTCCTATGGTCAGGTACCCCCAAAAGAGATTGCCATTGGCCAGACTATCCCGGACGCACTGTGGAATGAACCACTGAAATTGCGCCTCCCTTCAGGTAAATTCGAGCAGGTTTCCCTCTCTAAATACCGGGGAAAGCTAATCATCCTGGATTTTTGGGCTAGCTGGTGCTCGACCTGTATCGCTTCTTTTCCTAAGGGGCATGCGCTGGAGCAACAGTTTCCAGACAGTCTTGCTTTAATTCCTGTATCTGATGAAAAAGAGGAAGGGGCACTTGCGCTGCTTAATCGCAAGACTTCCGCTTCCTGGGCTGATAAGCTGACAACACTAATTGGAAAAAATAACCTTTCAACTTATTTCCCTCATCAGGGCAATCCGCATTTCGTCTGGATATCGCCTGCAGGCAAGCTCATTACCACCACTACTAAATTTGAGCTTAAAGCGGAGAATATCCGCGCTGCGTATTCTGGAGATAAGCGGTTTAACCCTGCTCCAAATGTTCATCAGGACTTATCTCGTCCCATTTTTTCATCTGACTTGAGACCACTTGACCAGTTATCCTTCAGTTCCTCTTTTTACCGGGGACATATTGCAGGCACCGGCCCTGGGCCACACTCTTATTATTCTGGAAAAATCGTTCGGGGGATCAGGCATGCCAATAGCCCTTTATTTAATCTATATAGCTATGCAGCAAAGCAGCTATACCCCGATATCATCCGCTGTGTAATAGAATCACACGATTCTGCTACTTTAAAGCTCCCTTTATCTCTTGGGGAGGAAACCTACCGCAAATATTGCGCTACCTATGAACTCTGGATGCCTACTGAAAGGTCTGCCGAGCTCTATTCCATTATGCTGGATGATCTGAACCGGTATTCAGGTTATAGTGGCACTTTAGAAAAAAAGGTAACTAGGTGCCTGGTGATAACCAAGGCTAAAGTCGCGAAGCCCTTTAAAGGCAAATTGCCTACTCCACGCTCTGATGCTAAGGGGAGCCTGGTAACCTTTGTGCGTACGCAAAACGGGCAGGGCGGGGTTTCCATGCCCTTGGTTGATGGGACTGGTGGCGAGACAACAGCAGTGGGCAGTTATGGACCACTTGACAGATCTGCTTTGGAAGCAGTGCTATCCTCTTTGGGTTTGGAGCTGAAGGAGGCGGAGCGGGAAGTGCAGTGGTTTGTCATCCGCAATAGAACTAACCTCAAAAACTAA
- a CDS encoding Crp/Fnr family transcriptional regulator has product MEKEKIFETLSNYHPISAGLKAYLDYILKEQHLSCGLVRSTANFIEQPLLFIQYGSLRLFALDEEERKEYTLHFFPEGTFFFPSHYLKALDLPTFLHAIDEVTILGFDQRHLYNLYHNFREFSTIIELLHGSEIQRMLYHSFMLQNAKASQAYADFIRKYPTIAKSSQLQHIASYLGIDNRTLSRIRR; this is encoded by the coding sequence ATGGAAAAAGAAAAAATCTTCGAAACCCTTTCTAACTATCATCCCATTAGTGCAGGTCTTAAGGCCTATCTCGATTACATACTTAAAGAGCAGCATTTATCCTGTGGGCTAGTCCGATCAACAGCAAACTTCATTGAACAGCCACTACTTTTCATCCAGTATGGAAGCCTGAGACTATTTGCGCTAGATGAGGAGGAACGAAAAGAGTATACCTTGCATTTTTTCCCTGAAGGAACATTCTTTTTTCCGTCGCATTATTTGAAGGCACTAGACCTGCCTACTTTCTTACACGCGATTGATGAAGTGACCATATTAGGCTTTGATCAAAGGCACCTCTACAATCTCTACCACAACTTTAGGGAATTCAGCACCATCATTGAACTACTCCACGGCTCAGAAATCCAGCGAATGCTCTACCATAGCTTCATGCTTCAAAATGCCAAGGCCAGTCAGGCCTATGCTGATTTTATCCGCAAATATCCCACTATCGCAAAATCAAGTCAGTTACAGCATATTGCAAGTTATCTAGGGATTGATAACAGAACTTTAAGCAGAATCAGGCGATAA